The following are encoded in a window of Arvicanthis niloticus isolate mArvNil1 chromosome 1, mArvNil1.pat.X, whole genome shotgun sequence genomic DNA:
- the Knop1 gene encoding lysine-rich nucleolar protein 1 isoform X2 has protein sequence MDAVSTATQGALRLRPGRRKTSRGRARNSKLTSGSRRRGCSRGDAWPPSRPVMVSKTQKADLGPRLSEKKKKKKKKKRVITNVSEPETQYSVLNSNDYFIDISPPRDTSPSINVGEVQVPEMSLVKRKKKKKSCSTYLEEYLGTEPTRARQKKSPSPRRQVLEQSAEGLIREKKKKRRKSLSKVASQGSGLKTSPDPKHAKEESDTDLEVVLEKKGNMDEICIDQVRRKALQEEIDRESGKTEASEPKKWTGTQFGQWDTAGFENEEQKLKFLKLMGGFKHLSPSFSRPPSMTVRSNMALDKKSSEMLQQSLQQDYDRAMSWKYSHGAGLGFNSEARKVFYIDRNASKSIKLQD, from the exons ATGGACGCGGTTTCTACAGCAACACAGGGAGCCTTGAGGCTGCGACCCGGAAGGAGAAAGACTTCGAGGGGGCGGGCCAGAAATTCGAAGCTGACTTCCGGGTCGCGGCGGCGCGGGTGTTCACGTGGGGATGCTTGGCCTCCTAGTAGACCAG TAATGGTCAGCAAGACTCAGAAAGCAGACCTGGGCCCACGtctctcagagaagaagaaaaagaagaagaagaaaaagagggtgATTACAAATGTCTCAGAACCAGAGACTCAGTACTCAGTCTTAAACAGTAATGATTATTTTATAGACATTTCTCCTCCAAGGGACACATCCCCTTCTATCAATGTGGGTGAGGTACAGGTCCCCGAGATGTCACTggtcaagagaaagaagaaaaaaaagtcctgTAGCACTTACTTGGAGGAGTACCTGGGGACCGAGCCTACACGGGCAAGACAGAAAAAGTCGCCTAGCCCTAGAAGGCAGGTCCTTGAGCAGTCAGCAGAAGGCCtcatcagagagaagaaaaagaagaggcgGAAGTCCTTATCAAAGGTtgcctcccaaggctcagggctGAAGACTTCCCCAGACCCCAAGCATGCCAAGGAG GAGTCAGACACAGACTTGGAGGTGGTACTGGAAAAAAAAGGCAACATGGATGAGATCTGCATAGATCAG GTGAGACGGAAGGCCTTGCAAGAAGAGATTGATCGTGAGTCGGGCAAGACAGAGGCTTCAGAACCCAAAAAGTGGACG GGAACCCAGTTTGGCCAGTGGGACACTGCCGGCTTCGAAAATGAAGAACAGAAGCTAAAATTCCTGAAGCTTATGGGTGGCTTTAAGCATCTGTCCCCATCATTCAGCCGCCCTCCCAGCATGACTGTCAGGTCCAACATGGCCCTGGACAAGAAGTCTTCAGAAATGCTCCAGCAGAGTCTGCAGCAGGACTACGACCGGGCCATGAGCTGGAAGTACAGCCACGGGGCTGGCCTGGGCTTTAACTCTGAGGCCCGCAAGGTCTTCTACATTGACCGGAACGCCTCCAAGTCTATCAAGTTGCAAGATTAA
- the Knop1 gene encoding lysine-rich nucleolar protein 1 isoform X1 translates to MDAVSTATQGALRLRPGRRKTSRGRARNSKLTSGSRRRGCSRGDAWPPSRPVMVSKTQKADLGPRLSEKKKKKKKKKRVITNVSEPETQYSVLNSNDYFIDISPPRDTSPSINVGEVQVPEMSLVKRKKKKKSCSTYLEEYLGTEPTRARQKKSPSPRRQVLEQSAEGLIREKKKKRRKSLSKVASQGSGLKTSPDPKHAKEVSKAGRKSKKHRKEKKVPDMEAFPLQDSWLYEAGDAVRSCLEGAEAEEQAALGQKRKQGSPRDHSMKKKKKKTHQEGDILLGNSRISMANSLKKGSKKSVRSEALEFIPIDGLKAPGKKKVKSKKKVEQPVGEGLAVKRKKKKRKENGVKEDPWQEEKEESDTDLEVVLEKKGNMDEICIDQVRRKALQEEIDRESGKTEASEPKKWTGTQFGQWDTAGFENEEQKLKFLKLMGGFKHLSPSFSRPPSMTVRSNMALDKKSSEMLQQSLQQDYDRAMSWKYSHGAGLGFNSEARKVFYIDRNASKSIKLQD, encoded by the exons ATGGACGCGGTTTCTACAGCAACACAGGGAGCCTTGAGGCTGCGACCCGGAAGGAGAAAGACTTCGAGGGGGCGGGCCAGAAATTCGAAGCTGACTTCCGGGTCGCGGCGGCGCGGGTGTTCACGTGGGGATGCTTGGCCTCCTAGTAGACCAG TAATGGTCAGCAAGACTCAGAAAGCAGACCTGGGCCCACGtctctcagagaagaagaaaaagaagaagaagaaaaagagggtgATTACAAATGTCTCAGAACCAGAGACTCAGTACTCAGTCTTAAACAGTAATGATTATTTTATAGACATTTCTCCTCCAAGGGACACATCCCCTTCTATCAATGTGGGTGAGGTACAGGTCCCCGAGATGTCACTggtcaagagaaagaagaaaaaaaagtcctgTAGCACTTACTTGGAGGAGTACCTGGGGACCGAGCCTACACGGGCAAGACAGAAAAAGTCGCCTAGCCCTAGAAGGCAGGTCCTTGAGCAGTCAGCAGAAGGCCtcatcagagagaagaaaaagaagaggcgGAAGTCCTTATCAAAGGTtgcctcccaaggctcagggctGAAGACTTCCCCAGACCCCAAGCATGCCAAGGAGGTAAGCAAAGCTGGTAGGAAGTCCAAAaaacacaggaaggaaaaaaaggttcCTGACATGGAAGCCTTTCCTCTGCAGGACTCTTGGCTCTATGAGGCTGGGGATGCTGTGCGTTCATGCTTAGAGGGGGCAGAGGCTGAGGAGCAGGCAGCCTTGGGGCAGAAAAGGAAGCAGGGGAGCCCCAGAGATCACagcatgaagaaaaagaagaagaagacccaCCAGGAGGGAGACATCCTCTTGGGCAACTCCAGGATCTCCATGGCAAACAGCCTGAAGAAAGGGAGTAAGAAGTCAGTCAGAAGTGAAGCTTTGGAGTTCATCCCGATAGACGGCCTGAAGGCCCCtgggaagaagaaagtaaaatccAAGAAAAAGGTGGAACAGCCAGTTGGTGAAGGGCTGGctgtgaaaaggaagaaaaagaagaggaaagagaatggaGTAAAGGAAGACCCCTGGCAGGAGGAAAAAGAG GAGTCAGACACAGACTTGGAGGTGGTACTGGAAAAAAAAGGCAACATGGATGAGATCTGCATAGATCAG GTGAGACGGAAGGCCTTGCAAGAAGAGATTGATCGTGAGTCGGGCAAGACAGAGGCTTCAGAACCCAAAAAGTGGACG GGAACCCAGTTTGGCCAGTGGGACACTGCCGGCTTCGAAAATGAAGAACAGAAGCTAAAATTCCTGAAGCTTATGGGTGGCTTTAAGCATCTGTCCCCATCATTCAGCCGCCCTCCCAGCATGACTGTCAGGTCCAACATGGCCCTGGACAAGAAGTCTTCAGAAATGCTCCAGCAGAGTCTGCAGCAGGACTACGACCGGGCCATGAGCTGGAAGTACAGCCACGGGGCTGGCCTGGGCTTTAACTCTGAGGCCCGCAAGGTCTTCTACATTGACCGGAACGCCTCCAAGTCTATCAAGTTGCAAGATTAA